A genomic window from Methanobacterium sp. BRmetb2 includes:
- a CDS encoding RNA-binding protein has translation MKTKSGDFVLPGDLLGVSEEFVPSEWTYEEKGKIKALITGTVSVDAKNKKISVVPKTNTPSTLAPGMTVLGQIAEVRGQRALVRIDKLKNNDRELQIRFTGGIHISQAQKGYVAKLTDAFRIGDIVEAQVTKVMGLDNIDLKTSQNDLGVLKAMCTKCRHYMEQTGKNEVYCPRCENKETRKLSVNYEG, from the coding sequence ATGAAAACTAAATCTGGAGATTTTGTACTTCCAGGAGACTTATTAGGTGTCAGTGAAGAATTTGTTCCATCTGAATGGACATATGAAGAAAAAGGTAAGATAAAAGCCCTGATTACAGGAACTGTTTCTGTAGATGCTAAAAATAAAAAAATATCTGTAGTCCCAAAAACAAATACTCCATCAACTTTAGCGCCAGGAATGACTGTTTTAGGACAAATAGCTGAAGTTAGGGGTCAAAGAGCTCTTGTGAGAATAGATAAACTTAAAAACAATGATAGGGAGCTTCAAATAAGATTTACCGGGGGAATACATATTTCACAAGCCCAGAAGGGTTATGTTGCTAAGCTTACAGATGCATTTAGGATTGGTGATATTGTAGAGGCTCAAGTAACCAAGGTTATGGGTCTAGATAATATTGATTTGAAAACTTCCCAGAATGATTTAGGTGTTCTAAAAGCAATGTGTACCAAATGTCGACATTACATGGAACAAACTGGTAAAAACGAAGTTTATTGTCCTAGATGTGAAAATAAAGAAACCAGAAAACTTTCTGTAAATTATGAGGGATAA
- a CDS encoding translation initiation factor IF-2 subunit alpha (eIF-2A; functions in the early steps of protein synthesis by forming a ternary complex with GTP and initiator tRNA), translated as MVRRKSQWPDEGELVVGTVHKVLNYGAFASLEEYEGKEAFIHISEVSSGWVKNIRDYVRENQKIVARVLRVNPRKGHVDVSMKRIREDQRTKKIQQWKIEQKAEKLLEFSAKSLGKDLDMAYNEVGYELMDTFGDLYGAFETAAEEGENALLDKGIDSEWAKIITEIAKKNIVPPEVQITGYVDLESYSINGVEVIKEALMKAEDDNISVQCVGAPRYRLIVKSTDYIQAEKMLKDAADKCIDAVVAAEGKGEFYRELE; from the coding sequence ATGGTAAGAAGGAAAAGTCAATGGCCAGATGAAGGCGAACTCGTAGTAGGAACGGTTCATAAGGTTTTAAATTATGGTGCATTCGCCAGCCTGGAAGAATATGAAGGTAAAGAAGCATTTATCCACATATCTGAAGTTTCATCAGGTTGGGTGAAAAATATAAGAGACTATGTTCGAGAAAACCAGAAAATTGTAGCTCGAGTTCTAAGGGTTAATCCACGAAAAGGCCATGTAGACGTTTCCATGAAGCGTATCAGGGAAGATCAAAGAACCAAAAAGATACAACAATGGAAAATTGAACAAAAGGCAGAAAAATTACTAGAATTTTCTGCAAAAAGTCTTGGTAAAGATTTAGACATGGCATACAATGAAGTCGGATATGAACTGATGGATACATTTGGAGATTTATATGGTGCATTTGAAACTGCAGCAGAAGAAGGCGAAAATGCATTACTAGATAAGGGAATAGATTCTGAATGGGCTAAAATAATAACAGAGATAGCTAAAAAGAATATTGTGCCTCCTGAAGTTCAAATAACTGGATATGTGGATTTAGAATCGTATTCTATTAATGGTGTTGAAGTCATAAAAGAAGCTCTAATGAAAGCTGAAGATGACAATATATCTGTACAGTGTGTGGGAGCACCCCGTTATAGATTGATTGTTAAATCAACTGATTACATTCAAGCGGAAAAAATGTTAAAAGATGCAGCAGATAAATGTATTGATGCTGTAGTAGCTGCAGAAGGTAAAGGCGAATTTTACCGTGAGTTAGAATGA
- a CDS encoding DNA mismatch repair protein MutT yields the protein MKRPLLTVDAAIFCGNESIILIKRKNKPFRGYWALPGGFVECGETVESAVIRESKEETGLDVNIEGIVGVYSDPDRDPRGYVVSICFLATSDGDKLKADTDASEVNLFNLKEIANLELAFDHEKIIKDAIKLKIKNIEGN from the coding sequence ATAAAAAGACCTCTTTTAACTGTTGATGCAGCTATATTTTGTGGTAATGAATCTATAATACTGATTAAAAGAAAAAATAAACCGTTTAGAGGGTATTGGGCACTACCTGGGGGTTTTGTTGAGTGTGGGGAAACTGTGGAATCAGCAGTTATAAGGGAATCAAAAGAAGAAACAGGTCTTGATGTAAATATTGAAGGAATTGTTGGCGTCTATTCTGATCCGGATCGGGATCCTCGGGGATATGTTGTATCCATATGTTTTTTAGCAACCAGTGATGGGGATAAACTAAAGGCAGATACGGATGCATCTGAAGTAAACCTTTTTAATCTAAAGGAAATCGCTAATCTGGAATTAGCGTTTGATCATGAAAAAATTATTAAGGATGCCATAAAATTAAAAATAAAAAATATAGAAGGCAATTGA
- a CDS encoding DNA-directed RNA polymerase subunit L, producing the protein MKIIKDTKKELEIEIEGESHTLCNALRNILMEDKDVSSAAYVIEHPIVGEPKLYINAKNPKKSLKKASETLKSRCEEFKDLIAAAETDKTTKSKKSSKTKKTTKKKAKSTKTSKAKKSTTKTSKAKTKKSTKKSKK; encoded by the coding sequence ATGAAGATTATTAAAGATACAAAGAAAGAATTAGAGATAGAGATCGAAGGAGAATCTCACACATTATGTAACGCTCTTAGAAACATTTTAATGGAAGATAAAGATGTTTCATCTGCAGCATATGTAATTGAACATCCTATTGTAGGGGAACCGAAACTATATATTAATGCTAAAAATCCTAAAAAGTCACTTAAAAAGGCATCAGAAACATTAAAATCACGTTGTGAAGAATTTAAAGATTTAATAGCTGCAGCAGAAACTGATAAAACAACTAAATCTAAGAAATCCAGTAAAACTAAAAAAACCACTAAAAAGAAAGCAAAATCAACCAAGACTAGTAAAGCTAAAAAGTCAACAACTAAAACTAGTAAAGCTAAAACTAAAAAGTCAACGAAAAAATCTAAAAAGTAA
- the pcn gene encoding proliferating cell nuclear antigen (pcna), producing the protein MFKAVLTDPSILKTSFDAISSIVDEVQMQTDNEGLRLDALDRSHITFVHLELKADLFDEYSCSEPQKINVDTEELMKVLKRAKADDVLELSLDEGNLIVTFEGEARRVFKIRLIDIEYEAPAPPELEYPTVFEVPFSLLKDSIQDIDIFSDKIVLTVDEDKFFASAEGEFGDAKIEYLHGEKIEEKAKSVFSLEKIKEMLKADKFSDIISLRLGNDMPLNLRLKMVSDDGELSFLLAPRIESEE; encoded by the coding sequence ATGTTTAAAGCAGTTCTAACCGATCCAAGTATCTTAAAAACGAGTTTTGATGCTATTTCATCCATTGTAGATGAAGTTCAGATGCAAACAGATAATGAAGGATTAAGACTTGATGCACTTGACAGATCCCACATCACATTTGTACATCTGGAACTTAAAGCCGATCTTTTTGATGAATATTCTTGCAGTGAACCACAAAAAATTAACGTGGACACTGAAGAATTAATGAAAGTTCTAAAAAGGGCCAAAGCCGACGATGTTTTAGAATTATCACTTGATGAAGGAAATTTGATTGTTACTTTTGAGGGAGAAGCTCGACGTGTATTCAAAATAAGGTTAATTGATATAGAATATGAAGCTCCAGCCCCTCCAGAACTGGAATATCCAACGGTATTTGAAGTTCCGTTCAGCTTACTTAAAGATTCAATTCAGGATATTGACATATTCTCAGATAAGATAGTTCTTACGGTAGATGAGGATAAATTCTTTGCATCAGCAGAAGGGGAATTTGGAGATGCCAAAATAGAGTATCTACACGGTGAAAAAATTGAAGAAAAGGCTAAATCTGTCTTTTCACTGGAGAAAATTAAAGAAATGCTGAAAGCAGATAAATTCTCAGATATAATTTCCTTGAGATTAGGTAATGACATGCCGTTGAATCTACGTCTTAAAATGGTATCTGATGATGGAGAACTCAGTTTCTTGTTAGCACCAAGAATTGAAAGTGAAGAATAA
- a CDS encoding 30S ribosomal protein S27e, protein MVIFQNHQSNYLKVKCMDCGNQQIVFDHAASVVQCIICGKTLVKPKGGKSEILAQVVEVLD, encoded by the coding sequence ATGGTTATATTTCAAAACCACCAAAGTAATTATTTGAAAGTTAAATGTATGGACTGCGGAAATCAGCAAATAGTATTTGATCACGCAGCCTCAGTTGTACAGTGTATAATTTGCGGAAAGACACTGGTTAAACCAAAGGGTGGCAAATCCGAAATTTTAGCACAAGTGGTTGAAGTTTTAGATTAA
- a CDS encoding transcription factor S, which translates to MEFCPKCGTIMFPNKDGCFVCKSCGEEKKITKELSNQYEVSQKISTKETVIFTGDDIKTLPTTRAICPKCGNKEAFWWLQQTRRADESETRFLRCTACGQTWREYD; encoded by the coding sequence ATGGAATTTTGTCCAAAATGTGGAACTATCATGTTTCCTAATAAAGATGGATGTTTTGTATGTAAGTCCTGTGGAGAAGAAAAGAAGATAACCAAAGAGTTATCAAATCAATATGAAGTTTCTCAGAAAATATCTACCAAAGAAACTGTAATTTTCACAGGAGATGATATAAAAACATTACCAACCACCAGGGCCATTTGTCCTAAATGCGGGAATAAAGAAGCTTTTTGGTGGCTTCAACAAACTAGAAGAGCAGATGAATCCGAAACCAGGTTTTTAAGATGTACTGCTTGTGGTCAAACTTGGCGTGAATATGATTAA
- a CDS encoding 50S ribosomal protein L44e: MKIPKQRRTYCPSCKKHTDHEVFQSKKRKASELKWGQRQFRRVTSGYRGYPRPLPSGNKPVKKLDLRYKCKECGKSHIKRNSFRVGKVDFVAR; the protein is encoded by the coding sequence ATGAAAATTCCTAAACAAAGGAGAACTTACTGTCCAAGTTGTAAAAAACATACAGATCATGAAGTTTTTCAATCCAAAAAAAGAAAAGCAAGCGAATTAAAATGGGGACAAAGACAGTTCCGAAGAGTTACAAGTGGTTACAGGGGTTACCCCAGACCATTACCATCAGGTAACAAACCAGTTAAAAAACTGGATCTAAGATACAAATGTAAAGAATGTGGAAAATCCCATATAAAAAGAAATTCATTCCGTGTGGGAAAAGTAGACTTTGTTGCAAGGTGA